In Paracoccus aminophilus JCM 7686, a single window of DNA contains:
- the hflC gene encoding protease modulator HflC — translation MKRALSVLALPILVVVAVVVMASVYIVDVREKVLVLRFGEVVEVREQPGLYVKVPLIDDVMRYDARILGLPTKPMEVTPLDDRRLVVDAFARWQIVDVGRFRRATGNGGIDLAQTRLEPIVTNAIRQVLGSVPSTTVLSNDRTGLMNQIRDKARSEAEDLGVRIIDVRLTRTDLPAQNLNATYARMRAEREREAADEIARGGEAAQRVRAAADRTVVELTSEARKKSEVVRGEADARRNAIFADAFGRDPEFFAFTRSMTAFERALKSENSSMVITPDGEFFDYFRNDGADRANPNPNPRPAASTALDTAPTTEGADALAPPVTDREGKPLGADAGVTLTPMPEELATPPQAPAVVAPGGAAAPAN, via the coding sequence ATGAAACGTGCACTTTCCGTTCTTGCTCTGCCGATTCTGGTCGTCGTGGCAGTCGTCGTCATGGCGTCGGTCTATATCGTCGATGTCCGCGAAAAGGTTCTGGTGCTGCGCTTCGGCGAGGTGGTCGAGGTTCGCGAACAGCCCGGCCTTTATGTCAAAGTGCCGCTGATCGACGATGTCATGCGCTATGACGCGCGTATTCTCGGCCTGCCGACCAAGCCGATGGAGGTCACGCCGCTCGATGACCGCCGTCTTGTGGTCGATGCCTTCGCGCGCTGGCAGATCGTCGATGTCGGCCGCTTCCGCCGCGCCACCGGCAATGGCGGGATCGATCTGGCGCAGACCCGGCTTGAGCCGATCGTGACCAATGCGATTCGTCAGGTGCTGGGTTCGGTGCCCTCGACCACGGTTCTGTCGAATGACCGGACCGGTCTGATGAACCAGATTCGCGACAAGGCCCGCTCTGAGGCCGAAGATCTTGGCGTGCGCATCATCGACGTGCGTCTCACCCGGACCGATCTGCCCGCCCAAAACCTCAACGCGACTTATGCGCGGATGCGGGCCGAACGTGAGCGTGAAGCCGCTGACGAAATCGCGCGCGGCGGTGAGGCGGCGCAGCGCGTTCGCGCAGCCGCCGACCGGACTGTGGTCGAGCTGACCTCGGAAGCGCGCAAGAAATCCGAAGTGGTTCGCGGTGAGGCCGATGCCCGACGCAACGCCATCTTTGCCGATGCTTTCGGTCGCGACCCCGAGTTCTTCGCCTTCACCCGCTCGATGACTGCCTTCGAGCGTGCGCTGAAATCGGAGAACAGCTCGATGGTGATCACGCCGGATGGTGAGTTCTTCGATTATTTTCGCAATGACGGGGCTGATCGCGCCAATCCGAACCCCAATCCGCGCCCGGCCGCTTCGACCGCGCTGGACACGGCTCCGACGACCGAAGGCGCTGACGCTCTGGCCCCGCCGGTGACCGACCGCGAGGGCAAGCCCTTGGGAGCGGACGCTGGTGTGACCCTGACGCCGATGCCGGAAGAGCTGGCAACGCCGCCGCAGGCGCCTGCGGTCGTCGCCCCCGGAGGGGCTGCGGCTCCGGCCAACTAA
- the hflK gene encoding FtsH protease activity modulator HflK, which yields MAAQGPWGGGGDNGKGGDKKPPQSGPQRPWGEAGGNDDRNRQQPPGGPRRGEQIPEIEELVRKGQDRLRVLMGGRGGSGGPGGGGPRGQGPRFSLGRGTWAIIGIGAVAVWAFSSFYQVTTGEQSVELLFGKPVSIGTEGLNFAPWPAVRAEVVNVTGERVTEIGTGKAGPLDSGLMLTRDQNIVDMEYQVVWNVSDPEKFLFNLADPRDTIRAVAESAMRDIVARSELAPILNRDRGAIASDLTMQIQQTLDAYDAGIHVLRVNLDRADPPSEVIDSFREVQAAQQERDRLEKEADAYANRVLASARGESAAMIERAEAYRAEAVNSAQGEAARFNSVYDEYVKAPEVTRRRMYIETMEKVLGGASKIILDGKASESGVVPYLPLDQLRKLPVPGSDQAGGTN from the coding sequence ATGGCAGCACAGGGCCCTTGGGGCGGTGGCGGAGACAATGGCAAGGGCGGCGACAAGAAGCCGCCTCAATCCGGGCCTCAGCGCCCCTGGGGGGAAGCGGGCGGCAATGATGATCGCAACCGTCAGCAACCGCCGGGTGGACCGCGCCGTGGTGAACAGATCCCCGAGATCGAAGAGCTGGTGCGCAAAGGTCAGGATCGCCTTCGCGTGCTGATGGGCGGTCGCGGCGGCTCGGGTGGTCCGGGCGGCGGCGGTCCGCGCGGGCAGGGGCCGCGTTTCTCGCTGGGTCGCGGCACTTGGGCAATCATCGGCATCGGTGCCGTGGCTGTCTGGGCGTTTTCGAGCTTCTATCAGGTCACGACCGGCGAACAATCGGTCGAGCTGTTGTTCGGCAAACCGGTCTCGATCGGCACGGAAGGTCTGAACTTCGCGCCTTGGCCGGCGGTGCGCGCCGAGGTGGTCAACGTCACCGGCGAGCGCGTGACCGAGATCGGCACCGGCAAGGCCGGACCGCTCGACAGCGGGCTGATGCTGACGCGCGACCAGAATATCGTCGATATGGAATATCAGGTGGTTTGGAACGTCTCTGACCCCGAGAAATTCCTGTTCAACCTCGCAGATCCGCGCGACACCATCCGCGCCGTCGCGGAATCGGCGATGCGCGACATCGTTGCCCGCTCTGAGCTGGCGCCGATCCTGAACCGCGACCGCGGCGCGATCGCCAGCGATCTGACCATGCAGATCCAGCAGACGCTCGATGCCTATGACGCGGGCATCCATGTGCTGCGCGTCAACCTCGACCGCGCCGATCCGCCGTCCGAAGTGATCGACAGCTTCCGTGAAGTGCAGGCCGCGCAGCAAGAGCGTGACCGGCTGGAAAAAGAGGCCGACGCCTATGCCAACCGCGTTCTCGCAAGCGCGCGTGGTGAATCTGCGGCGATGATCGAACGCGCCGAGGCCTATCGCGCCGAAGCCGTGAACAGCGCTCAGGGTGAGGCTGCGCGCTTCAACTCGGTCTATGACGAATATGTCAAAGCGCCGGAAGTCACCCGCCGCCGGATGTATATCGAAACCATGGAAAAGGTCCTCGGCGGCGCCAGCAAGATCATTCTTGACGGCAAGGCCTCGGAATCGGGGGTTGTTCCCTACCTTCCGCTCGATCAACTGCGGAAACTGCCCGTCCCGGGCTCTGATCAGGCCGGAGGGACCAACTGA
- a CDS encoding DegQ family serine endoprotease: MKTFSPRYLLTASSVVLALALSPVIAQEAASHAQGAANDNSSLTDKASHPVLTSFADLVEQVSPAVVNITTTATVAAPAGGNPFFPEGSPFSDLFRDFGFPGPDGRGGRPQAEQKSNALGSGFVVSADGLIVTNNHVIDGADEIEVEFYSGKRLPAKVVGKDDKTDIAVLKVESPDKLPFVKFGDSDKARVGDLVLALGNPLGQGFSATTGIVSARNRALTGSYDDFIQTDAAINRGNSGGPLFNMDGEVIGVNTAILSPNGGSIGIGFSMASNVVAKVVQQLEQFGETRRGWLGVKIQDVTPDIADSLGLAAQSGALVTDVPAGPAADAGMKAGDIITKFAGGDVKDIRELLRHVADAPVGEKVDVTVLREGKPVDLQVTLGRRELAEGGPTASTTVDSAKASASDLLGMTVAPLTPEIAAELGVSKDMKGLVVQSVDSTGAASDKGLAAGDVITEAGQQPVASLDDLQSQISQAKEAGRKSILILVRRAGEPRFVALSIDSAK, from the coding sequence ATGAAGACATTTTCCCCCCGCTATCTCCTGACCGCGTCGAGCGTCGTTCTGGCGCTGGCGCTGAGCCCGGTGATCGCGCAGGAAGCGGCGAGCCATGCGCAAGGCGCCGCGAATGACAACAGCTCGCTCACGGACAAGGCGAGCCATCCGGTCCTGACAAGCTTCGCGGATCTGGTCGAGCAGGTCAGCCCGGCCGTGGTCAATATCACCACCACCGCGACTGTCGCCGCTCCGGCCGGCGGCAATCCCTTCTTCCCCGAGGGCAGCCCGTTTTCCGACCTCTTCCGTGACTTCGGCTTCCCGGGGCCGGATGGACGTGGTGGGCGACCGCAGGCCGAGCAGAAATCAAATGCGCTCGGCTCGGGTTTCGTCGTTTCGGCCGATGGGCTGATCGTGACGAACAACCACGTCATCGACGGCGCTGATGAGATCGAGGTCGAGTTCTATTCGGGCAAGCGCCTGCCGGCGAAGGTCGTGGGCAAGGATGACAAGACCGACATCGCCGTGCTCAAGGTCGAAAGCCCGGACAAACTGCCCTTCGTCAAATTTGGTGACAGCGACAAGGCGCGGGTCGGCGACCTGGTGCTGGCGCTCGGCAACCCGCTTGGGCAGGGCTTCTCGGCGACGACCGGGATCGTCTCGGCGCGCAACCGCGCTTTGACCGGCAGCTATGACGATTTCATCCAGACCGATGCGGCAATCAACCGGGGCAACTCCGGCGGCCCGCTTTTCAATATGGATGGCGAGGTCATTGGCGTGAACACGGCGATTTTGTCGCCGAATGGCGGCTCGATCGGGATTGGCTTCTCGATGGCGTCGAATGTCGTGGCCAAGGTCGTGCAGCAGCTTGAACAGTTCGGTGAGACCCGGCGCGGCTGGCTTGGCGTCAAAATTCAGGACGTGACGCCGGATATCGCCGATTCTTTGGGGCTGGCGGCGCAAAGCGGCGCACTGGTGACCGATGTTCCGGCAGGCCCGGCTGCGGATGCCGGAATGAAAGCGGGCGATATCATCACCAAATTCGCGGGTGGCGATGTCAAGGATATCCGCGAGTTGCTGCGCCATGTCGCCGATGCGCCGGTTGGCGAGAAGGTCGATGTGACCGTGCTGCGCGAGGGCAAGCCGGTCGACTTGCAGGTGACGCTTGGGCGGCGCGAGCTGGCCGAGGGTGGTCCGACGGCCAGCACCACGGTCGATTCGGCCAAGGCCAGCGCCTCGGATCTGCTCGGAATGACGGTCGCGCCGCTCACGCCCGAAATCGCGGCTGAACTTGGCGTGTCGAAGGACATGAAGGGTCTTGTCGTGCAATCGGTCGATTCGACGGGTGCGGCGTCTGACAAGGGGCTGGCTGCGGGCGATGTCATCACCGAAGCGGGCCAGCAGCCGGTCGCGTCTTTGGACGATCTGCAAAGCCAGATCTCGCAAGCGAAAGAGGCGGGCCGCAAGTCGATCCTGATTCTTGTGCGTCGCGCGGGTGAGCCGCGCTTTGTC
- a CDS encoding phosphatidylglycerophosphatase A family protein — MHKQIATVFGLGYLRPASGTWASAVAVAVGVGLHWLGHFPLLAAATVLVTILGFWSVRHAVVGHADKDPREFVIDEVAGQWLALCFPSAGFWLMGLPSDVFPYPGWLAAFIFFRLFDIWKPWLVGRADRRGDADGIMIDDLWAGLFAGIATMLAAGAAHGFLMG, encoded by the coding sequence ATGCACAAACAGATCGCAACCGTTTTTGGCCTCGGCTATCTGCGCCCGGCCTCGGGCACCTGGGCCTCGGCTGTCGCCGTCGCGGTCGGCGTCGGCCTGCATTGGCTTGGTCATTTCCCACTGCTGGCGGCGGCGACCGTTCTGGTGACGATCCTCGGCTTTTGGTCGGTGCGGCACGCCGTCGTCGGCCATGCCGACAAGGACCCGCGTGAATTCGTCATCGACGAGGTCGCGGGCCAATGGCTGGCGCTTTGTTTCCCCTCGGCGGGCTTCTGGCTCATGGGCCTGCCCTCGGATGTCTTCCCCTATCCGGGCTGGCTCGCCGCCTTCATCTTCTTCCGCCTCTTCGACATCTGGAAACCCTGGCTCGTCGGCCGGGCTGATCGTCGCGGGGATGCCGACGGCATTATGATCGATGACCTTTGGGCTGGACTTTTCGCCGGGATCGCGACGATGCTGGCCGCGGGTGCTGCACACGGCTTCCTGATGGGCTGA
- the rpiA gene encoding ribose-5-phosphate isomerase RpiA produces the protein MTATPVFDPAKDAAAIAATKLVQPGMKLGLGTGSTAVVFVHRLAERVKAEGFALRCASTSKATAELAQSLGLSIETLDEIGWLDLTIDGADEVDPALNLIKGGGAAHLREKIVATASDRMVVIADDSKVVDQLGRFPLPVEVIPFGWEATRLLIERGLAGLGYGGRPVERREKGGAPVLTDEGNYVLDLKLEAISDAPALAMMLSSVAGVVEHGLFLNICSMAIIGQKDGTVVELGGEDKA, from the coding sequence ATGACCGCGACCCCCGTTTTTGATCCTGCCAAGGATGCCGCCGCCATTGCTGCGACCAAGCTGGTCCAGCCCGGAATGAAGCTTGGTCTTGGCACCGGATCGACGGCGGTGGTCTTCGTGCACCGGCTGGCCGAGCGAGTGAAGGCCGAGGGCTTTGCCTTGCGCTGCGCCTCGACCTCGAAAGCGACGGCGGAGCTTGCGCAATCGCTGGGGCTCAGCATCGAGACGCTGGACGAGATCGGCTGGCTCGATCTAACCATCGACGGCGCCGACGAGGTCGATCCGGCGCTCAATCTGATCAAAGGGGGCGGGGCCGCCCATCTGCGCGAAAAGATCGTGGCGACGGCCTCGGACCGCATGGTGGTGATTGCGGACGACTCGAAAGTGGTCGATCAGCTCGGCCGCTTCCCGCTGCCGGTCGAGGTCATTCCCTTCGGTTGGGAAGCGACGCGCCTGCTGATCGAGCGCGGTCTGGCCGGGCTTGGCTATGGCGGCCGTCCGGTCGAGCGCCGTGAAAAGGGCGGCGCGCCGGTGCTGACCGACGAGGGGAATTATGTCCTTGATCTCAAGCTTGAAGCCATCTCCGACGCGCCGGCGTTAGCGATGATGTTATCCTCTGTCGCCGGGGTGGTTGAACACGGGCTTTTCCTGAATATCTGCTCTATGGCCATCATTGGGCAAAAGGATGGCACTGTCGTCGAGTTGGGTGGTGAGGACAAAGCATGA
- a CDS encoding bifunctional 2-C-methyl-D-erythritol 4-phosphate cytidylyltransferase/2-C-methyl-D-erythritol 2,4-cyclodiphosphate synthase, whose protein sequence is MQIPDTFAVLITAAGRGTRAGSGLPKQWRALAGESVLSRTIKAFHGFSRIILTLHPEDMARGLREFGGAVTLIAGGGTRSESVRAGLESLAGSGVTHVLIHDGARPLVSPEVIAGVVTALQEGARAAAPALAVTDALWRAEDGKVTGTADREGLYRAQTPQGFALDAILAAHRAAPEGAADDVELARRAGLVVTVTEGSETNLKLTWPQDFARAEKILEQDMSITDIRLGNGFDVHAFGPGTHLWLCGVQIAHDKGLVGHSDADVGMHALTDAIYGALAEGDIGRHFPPSDAKWKGADSSIFLKHAVDLAAEKGFRLANADVTLICEFPKIGPHASAMQQRLAEIMGLEPDRISVKATTSERLGFTGRSEGIASIATATLVIG, encoded by the coding sequence ATGCAGATCCCGGATACATTCGCCGTCCTTATCACCGCCGCAGGTCGCGGCACACGCGCTGGCAGCGGCCTTCCCAAACAATGGAGGGCCTTGGCTGGTGAAAGCGTATTGTCACGCACTATCAAAGCATTCCACGGATTTTCTAGAATCATTCTCACGCTTCACCCTGAGGATATGGCCCGCGGCCTGCGCGAATTTGGCGGCGCCGTCACCCTGATTGCAGGGGGGGGCACACGCTCGGAAAGTGTGCGCGCGGGCCTTGAAAGCCTCGCGGGCAGCGGCGTCACCCATGTGCTGATCCACGACGGCGCCCGACCTCTGGTCTCGCCCGAGGTCATCGCGGGCGTGGTCACCGCGCTGCAAGAGGGTGCGCGCGCCGCCGCACCTGCCCTTGCGGTGACCGATGCCTTGTGGCGCGCCGAAGACGGCAAGGTCACCGGCACCGCCGACCGCGAAGGGCTCTATCGCGCCCAGACCCCGCAGGGCTTCGCGCTTGACGCCATTCTCGCGGCCCATCGCGCCGCGCCAGAGGGCGCAGCCGATGATGTCGAGCTCGCACGCCGCGCCGGTCTTGTCGTCACCGTGACCGAGGGCAGCGAAACCAATCTCAAACTCACCTGGCCGCAGGACTTTGCCCGGGCCGAAAAAATTCTGGAACAGGATATGTCGATCACCGATATCCGCCTTGGCAATGGCTTTGATGTCCATGCTTTCGGCCCCGGCACTCATCTCTGGCTTTGCGGCGTGCAGATCGCCCATGACAAGGGCCTCGTCGGCCATTCCGACGCCGATGTCGGGATGCATGCGCTGACCGATGCGATCTATGGCGCCTTGGCCGAGGGCGATATCGGCCGCCACTTCCCACCTTCCGATGCGAAGTGGAAAGGTGCGGACAGTTCGATCTTTCTCAAACATGCGGTTGATCTTGCGGCAGAAAAAGGCTTTCGCCTTGCCAATGCCGATGTCACGCTGATCTGCGAATTCCCGAAAATCGGGCCCCATGCAAGCGCGATGCAGCAGCGCCTTGCCGAGATCATGGGCCTTGAACCCGACCGCATCAGCGTCAAGGCCACGACCTCGGAGCGTCTGGGTTTCACCGGCCGCAGCGAAGGCATCGCCTCGATCGCAACGGCAACTCTTGTGATAGGCTGA
- the gorA gene encoding glutathione-disulfide reductase yields MTFDYDLFVIGGGSGGARASRISAGEYGARVAVAEESRMGGTCVIRGCVPKKLMIYGSQMPKEIEEARGYGWVDASVGPFDWPMFRDKLNRELNRLEAAYTNGMVNAGVDTYKSRARIVDPHTVELSDGTRYTTKHILIAVGGRPALPGIEGEEHGLISDDLFQLERLPGKVLLVGGGYIACEFATILNGFGCKTILAYRGDALLRGFDEEMRDHVSSQVVNSGIELRVQVTPKRLEKVGERVLVTFDDDQQEEFDDVIFATGRKPYTWDLGLENVGVKLGPNGQILVDEWSQTSVPSIYAVGDVTDLVNLTPVAIRAGHNFADTVFGGKPKPCDFSQVPSAVYTRPHELATIGLTEEQAAARGQVDIYSGGFRPMRSLFAGSEARSVMKLIVDVETDLVLGCHIFGPDAGEMLQMVAVAMGMGATKADFDRAVAIHPTVAEELVTMRKPVRRVGEAKPATLRHSAVS; encoded by the coding sequence ATGACCTTCGATTATGATCTCTTCGTCATCGGGGGCGGGTCCGGGGGCGCGCGCGCCTCGCGGATTTCAGCCGGAGAATATGGCGCGCGGGTGGCCGTCGCCGAGGAAAGCCGTATGGGGGGCACTTGCGTCATCCGCGGCTGCGTCCCCAAGAAGCTGATGATCTATGGCTCGCAGATGCCGAAAGAGATCGAAGAGGCGCGGGGCTATGGCTGGGTCGATGCCAGCGTCGGGCCCTTTGATTGGCCGATGTTCCGCGACAAGCTGAACCGCGAGCTTAACCGGCTTGAGGCCGCCTATACCAACGGCATGGTCAATGCCGGGGTCGATACCTACAAAAGCCGCGCGCGCATCGTCGACCCCCATACGGTCGAGCTGTCCGATGGCACGCGCTATACCACGAAGCATATTTTGATCGCGGTCGGCGGTCGTCCGGCGCTGCCGGGGATTGAGGGGGAAGAGCATGGGCTCATCTCGGACGATCTGTTCCAGCTTGAACGCCTGCCGGGCAAGGTTCTGCTGGTGGGCGGCGGCTATATCGCCTGCGAATTCGCGACCATTCTGAACGGCTTTGGCTGCAAGACCATCCTCGCCTATCGCGGCGATGCCCTGCTGCGCGGCTTTGACGAAGAGATGCGCGACCATGTTTCGAGCCAGGTCGTCAATTCGGGGATCGAGCTGCGCGTGCAAGTGACGCCGAAGCGTCTGGAAAAGGTCGGCGAGCGTGTGCTCGTGACCTTTGACGACGACCAGCAGGAAGAATTCGACGACGTGATCTTCGCGACGGGTCGCAAGCCCTACACGTGGGATCTTGGGCTCGAGAATGTCGGGGTCAAGCTGGGCCCGAATGGCCAGATCCTTGTCGATGAATGGTCGCAGACCTCGGTGCCCTCGATCTATGCGGTTGGCGATGTCACCGATCTCGTCAATCTGACGCCGGTCGCGATCCGGGCGGGGCACAATTTCGCCGATACCGTTTTTGGCGGCAAACCGAAGCCCTGCGATTTCTCGCAGGTGCCGAGCGCCGTCTACACCCGTCCGCATGAGCTGGCGACCATTGGCCTGACCGAAGAGCAGGCGGCGGCGCGCGGTCAGGTCGACATTTATTCCGGTGGCTTCCGCCCGATGCGCTCGCTTTTCGCGGGCTCCGAGGCGCGCTCGGTGATGAAGCTGATCGTTGACGTTGAAACCGATCTCGTGCTCGGTTGCCATATCTTTGGCCCGGATGCGGGCGAGATGTTGCAGATGGTCGCCGTGGCGATGGGCATGGGCGCAACCAAGGCTGATTTCGATCGCGCGGTGGCGATCCATCCGACGGTTGCCGAAGAGCTGGTGACGATGCGAAAACCGGTGCGCCGGGTCGGCGAGGCCAAGCCTGCGACCCTTCGGCACAGTGCGGTTTCTTGA